Proteins encoded within one genomic window of Flavobacterium sp. NG2:
- a CDS encoding TonB-dependent receptor, whose product MKFTKQHFFCYLFILFSVYLHAQDVIVSGKVYDENGFPIPGVTVLVKGTSTSSITDFDGVYKIKALAKATLEFTYLGYNKAQEVVNGRTKIDIKLKPSTESLQEIVVVGYGTQKKSVVTGAISSIKATDLEDLPITRVEQSLQGRVSGLTIAANSGQPGSSSTIRVRGVTTFGSNEPLWVVDGVVVDAGGIGFLNQSDIASIEVLKDAASQAIYGARAAAGVILVTTKKGKSGKINVSYSGYTGVSAPARKLNLLNGSEYATLMNEASVAGGGAIKFPNPSSYGEGTDWQSAIFNNSAKRVGHELSLSGGNDVSTFYLSFGILDQEGIVTTDISNYIRKNIRLNSTHKISKKITLGQTLGYSREKNVGLGNTNSEFGGPLSSAINLDPLTPIVVTDPVVANQSPYTNNGAIRDANGNPYGISSLVGQEMSNPLAYVQTRLGNYGWSDNFVGNAYLEYEPISGLKFRSTLGGKLAYWGGESFTPVSYLNATNITAQNNISRNTNTGFGWNIENIASYSKRIKDHNFSVLVGQGAYVDNITSGSGVTYFDIPVTSHEDASFNFSVPTDQISAYAYTGSEHIVTSLFSRLNYDYNEKYLFTGIIRRDGSSRFGSNNKYGTFPSFSLGWVPSKEAFWKDNDVINQLKFRGGYGVTGSDAIGDFRYLATVGGGRNYTIGTSGSVTIGNSPNAPSNPDLKWEETSQANIGFDATLFHDFNLAVDLYDKKTSGILQDVTIPGYVGSTGNPVGNVADMQNRGIDLELGYRKKIGQVNLSVNTNVSYLENKVTNLGNGIDFLSGGQTIQSSTYPITRVQVGQPYNAFYGFKTEGIFQNQTQINEYKNTSGGLIQPNAVPGDFRWKDVNGDGQITSDDREFLGSPIPKYTFGFTINLDYKNFDLLVFAQGASGNKIFQGLRRLDIGNANYQTTALGRWTGEGTSNTFPRLTTNDTNKNFNNPSDFYLEDGDYLRFKTIQLGYSLPTDAIGKVGLNKTRIYLTAENLFTFTKYSGYDPEIGGSVMGIDRGFYPQARTFMLGVNLQF is encoded by the coding sequence GGGTTACAACAAAGCCCAAGAGGTAGTCAATGGAAGAACTAAGATTGACATCAAACTTAAACCATCAACCGAAAGTTTACAGGAAATTGTGGTTGTAGGTTATGGAACTCAAAAGAAAAGTGTCGTAACTGGAGCTATTTCTAGTATAAAAGCTACTGATTTAGAAGATCTACCAATTACTAGAGTAGAGCAATCCTTACAAGGAAGGGTTTCAGGTTTGACAATTGCTGCTAATTCGGGGCAACCAGGTTCGTCTTCAACCATTAGGGTTCGAGGTGTTACTACTTTTGGAAGCAATGAACCATTATGGGTTGTTGACGGAGTAGTTGTTGATGCTGGAGGAATTGGGTTCCTTAATCAATCGGATATTGCTTCGATAGAAGTATTAAAAGATGCTGCTTCGCAAGCTATTTATGGTGCAAGAGCTGCGGCTGGTGTTATACTTGTAACAACCAAAAAAGGAAAATCAGGAAAAATCAATGTGAGTTACAGTGGCTATACTGGAGTATCTGCTCCAGCTAGGAAATTAAACTTGTTAAATGGAAGTGAGTATGCTACTTTGATGAATGAGGCTTCGGTTGCAGGTGGTGGAGCTATAAAATTCCCAAACCCAAGTTCTTATGGTGAAGGAACGGATTGGCAGTCCGCTATTTTTAACAATAGTGCCAAACGAGTTGGACATGAATTAAGTTTAAGTGGTGGAAATGATGTGTCAACATTCTATTTGTCTTTTGGGATTTTAGACCAAGAAGGTATTGTCACTACTGATATTTCAAATTATATCAGAAAAAACATTCGATTGAACTCTACTCACAAAATCAGTAAAAAAATTACTTTGGGACAAACTTTAGGGTATTCTAGAGAAAAAAATGTTGGATTAGGGAATACCAATAGTGAGTTTGGAGGTCCATTGAGTTCTGCAATTAATCTTGATCCATTAACTCCTATTGTAGTGACAGATCCTGTTGTTGCTAATCAATCACCGTATACTAATAATGGTGCTATTAGAGATGCTAATGGTAATCCTTACGGAATTTCGTCTCTTGTTGGTCAAGAAATGTCAAATCCACTGGCGTATGTTCAAACTAGATTAGGTAACTACGGATGGTCTGATAATTTTGTTGGAAATGCATATTTAGAATATGAGCCAATAAGTGGCTTGAAATTCAGGTCTACTCTTGGAGGGAAATTAGCGTATTGGGGTGGTGAAAGTTTTACACCTGTATCCTACTTAAACGCTACAAATATTACAGCCCAAAATAATATTTCAAGAAACACAAATACTGGTTTTGGTTGGAATATAGAAAATATCGCTTCGTATTCAAAACGTATTAAAGATCATAATTTTAGTGTCTTAGTAGGTCAAGGTGCTTATGTTGATAATATTACAAGCGGTAGTGGTGTAACTTATTTTGATATTCCAGTTACTAGTCATGAAGATGCTTCGTTTAATTTTAGTGTTCCAACAGATCAAATTAGCGCTTATGCCTATACTGGTTCAGAGCACATAGTGACATCATTGTTTTCAAGATTAAATTATGATTATAACGAAAAATACTTGTTTACAGGTATTATTCGTAGAGATGGGTCTTCACGATTTGGATCAAATAATAAGTACGGGACATTTCCATCATTCTCATTAGGATGGGTGCCTTCAAAAGAAGCATTTTGGAAAGATAATGACGTAATCAATCAATTGAAATTTAGAGGAGGTTATGGAGTTACAGGTAGTGATGCTATTGGAGATTTTAGATATTTAGCTACTGTAGGTGGAGGAAGAAATTACACCATTGGTACTTCTGGATCTGTAACTATTGGAAACAGCCCTAATGCTCCTTCAAATCCTGACTTGAAATGGGAAGAGACTAGTCAAGCTAATATTGGTTTTGATGCTACACTTTTTCATGATTTTAATCTAGCAGTAGATTTATATGATAAAAAAACTAGCGGAATTTTGCAAGATGTTACCATCCCTGGTTATGTTGGTTCAACTGGAAATCCTGTTGGGAACGTTGCCGACATGCAAAACAGAGGAATTGATTTAGAATTGGGTTACCGAAAAAAAATCGGACAAGTAAATCTGTCGGTTAATACCAATGTATCTTATTTAGAAAACAAAGTGACTAACTTAGGAAATGGTATTGATTTCTTATCTGGTGGACAAACCATTCAATCGAGTACTTATCCTATTACAAGAGTTCAAGTAGGACAGCCTTATAATGCTTTTTATGGTTTTAAAACAGAAGGTATTTTTCAAAATCAAACACAAATTAACGAATACAAAAATACATCTGGTGGGTTGATTCAACCAAATGCAGTTCCTGGAGATTTCCGTTGGAAAGATGTTAATGGAGATGGTCAAATCACATCTGATGATAGAGAATTTTTAGGAAGTCCAATACCTAAATATACTTTTGGTTTCACAATCAATTTAGATTATAAAAATTTCGATTTGCTAGTTTTTGCTCAAGGGGCTAGTGGAAATAAAATTTTTCAAGGATTGCGCAGACTAGATATTGGAAATGCTAATTATCAAACTACTGCTTTAGGACGTTGGACAGGTGAAGGAACTTCAAATACTTTTCCAAGATTAACAACTAATGACACGAATAAAAACTTTAATAACCCGTCAGATTTTTATTTAGAAGATGGTGATTATTTAAGATTTAAAACGATTCAATTAGGATACTCTTTGCCAACAGATGCAATTGGCAAAGTAGGTTTGAATAAAACTAGAATTTATTTAACAGCGGAGAACTTATTCACTTTTACAAAATATTCTGGATATGATCCTGAAATTGGAGGAAGTGTAATGGGAATTGATAGAGGATTTTATCCGCAAGCTAGAACATTTATGTTGGGTGTTAATTTACAATTTTAA
- a CDS encoding RagB/SusD family nutrient uptake outer membrane protein yields the protein MKLKNIKFSLIASVVLFTATSCSEEFLNVEPKGTALEDNYYTNESEAYSGLIAVYDVIGKQSRGFENMLTMLNAGSDDFFAGGGGATDGTGIQSFSDYTISPSTIPASYWNDFYQGIFRANILLKKLPNVPMDEATKVRFTAEAKVLRAYYYFELVRTFKNVPLITEPIATTEIYNVVQATPAAVYAQIEKDLNEALPNLPNTITNVATEGGRFSKGSAQALLGKVYLYEGKKTEAAAALAAVNGTPGGTSQYGYKLLSKFSDLWTISNKFNTESIIEITHTDKSNADWGFWGSGADEGNTVNVMVGPRSYSRTSGSTAPDYASGWSFNPVTQNLYDALKSDPRFDATIMDMKALKDAGQADYSPGYKDTGYFLKKFMPLNSDVSTGGGASALNYKQNIYAMRLADTYLMEAEALGATGTRAQALLDAVRARVGLSSVPVSMDAILAERRLELAGEGHRWFDLVRTGKAATALASRGFTAGKNEIWPIPLKELENTKIVQNPNYN from the coding sequence ATGAAACTTAAAAATATAAAATTTTCACTTATTGCTTCTGTTGTGCTTTTTACAGCAACTTCATGCAGTGAGGAATTTTTGAATGTGGAGCCAAAAGGGACTGCATTAGAGGACAATTATTATACAAACGAATCGGAAGCTTATTCTGGACTTATTGCCGTTTATGATGTTATAGGAAAACAATCTAGGGGATTTGAAAATATGCTTACCATGTTAAATGCAGGTTCTGATGACTTTTTTGCTGGTGGTGGTGGTGCTACTGACGGAACAGGAATTCAATCTTTTTCTGATTATACTATTAGTCCATCTACTATTCCTGCAAGTTATTGGAATGATTTTTACCAAGGTATTTTTAGAGCCAATATTTTGCTTAAAAAATTGCCAAATGTACCAATGGATGAGGCCACTAAAGTAAGATTTACGGCTGAAGCTAAAGTATTGCGAGCCTACTATTACTTTGAGTTGGTTCGAACTTTTAAAAATGTACCCTTAATTACAGAGCCAATTGCAACGACTGAAATATACAATGTTGTACAAGCAACTCCTGCTGCAGTATATGCTCAAATAGAGAAAGATTTGAATGAAGCATTGCCTAATTTACCTAACACCATCACTAATGTAGCTACTGAAGGGGGACGTTTTTCTAAAGGTTCTGCTCAAGCTTTATTAGGTAAAGTGTATTTGTATGAAGGGAAAAAGACTGAAGCTGCTGCTGCCTTAGCTGCTGTAAATGGAACACCAGGTGGTACCAGTCAATATGGATATAAATTGTTGAGCAAATTTTCGGATTTATGGACTATTAGCAACAAGTTTAATACTGAATCTATTATCGAAATTACTCATACTGACAAAAGTAATGCTGATTGGGGCTTTTGGGGATCAGGAGCCGATGAAGGAAATACTGTAAATGTAATGGTAGGACCTAGAAGTTATTCTAGAACATCAGGCTCTACTGCACCAGACTATGCTTCAGGTTGGAGTTTTAACCCTGTAACTCAAAATTTATACGATGCTTTAAAATCAGATCCTCGTTTTGATGCGACTATTATGGATATGAAAGCATTAAAAGATGCTGGACAAGCAGATTATTCTCCTGGGTATAAAGATACAGGTTACTTCTTGAAAAAATTTATGCCATTAAACTCTGATGTTTCAACAGGTGGTGGAGCCTCTGCTTTAAATTATAAGCAAAATATATACGCTATGCGTTTGGCTGATACTTATTTGATGGAAGCCGAAGCGCTTGGTGCAACAGGAACAAGAGCACAGGCTTTGTTAGATGCTGTTAGAGCTAGAGTTGGTTTGTCATCTGTACCTGTTTCTATGGATGCTATCCTAGCAGAAAGAAGATTAGAGTTGGCAGGAGAAGGTCATAGATGGTTTGATTTAGTGAGAACAGGAAAAGCAGCTACAGCATTAGCAAGTAGAGGTTTTACAGCTGGGAAAAATGAAATTTGGCCTATTCCTTTAAAAGAATTGGAAAACACTAAAATTGTTCAAAATCCTAATTACAACTAA
- a CDS encoding glycoside hydrolase family 30 protein, which translates to MKNNSLKIMVLLFSFSAFAQQQLSKKEQQAYVINGKKITVYTTADSTNLRLAHTDNLVFTPAKQPLETEVCVFVEPSKTFQTFLGIGGAITDASAEVFAKLNKAKQQELLNAYYDKEKGIGYSLLRTTIHSSDFSSHSHTYIKEGDKELKTFSIEHDKQYRIPMIKEAIKTAGGKLLTYASPWSPPAFMKSNNDMLKGGTLLPEYYQTWANYYTKFIKAYEKEGVPIWGLTIQNEPMALQIWESCIYSAEAERDFLKNHLGPTMKKEGLADKKIIVWDHNRDLMTHRANTIFSDPEASKYAWGIGYHWYEKWSGGTQMFDNVRAVYEAFPSKNILFTEGCIEKFDAKKYQYWPNAERYGTDMINDFNNGTVGWTDWNILLDQNGGPNHVGNLCFAPIHADTNTGELIYTPSYYYLGHFSKFIRPNAKRVNSAVSRSSLLSTSFLNTDGKMVTVVMNQSDKKITYSLFVGSEKTVLEIPAHAIQTLIY; encoded by the coding sequence ATGAAAAATAATAGCTTAAAAATCATGGTATTGCTTTTTTCCTTTAGTGCTTTTGCTCAACAGCAATTGTCTAAAAAGGAACAGCAAGCTTATGTTATTAATGGAAAAAAAATAACTGTTTATACCACTGCAGATAGCACAAACTTAAGATTAGCTCATACTGACAATCTGGTTTTTACACCGGCAAAACAGCCACTTGAAACAGAGGTTTGTGTTTTTGTTGAGCCGTCAAAAACATTCCAAACTTTTTTAGGAATTGGTGGTGCCATAACTGATGCTAGTGCAGAAGTTTTTGCCAAACTAAACAAAGCCAAACAACAAGAATTATTAAATGCCTATTATGACAAAGAAAAAGGAATTGGATATTCTTTATTAAGAACAACCATCCACAGTTCAGATTTCAGTAGTCATAGTCACACCTATATAAAAGAAGGTGATAAAGAATTGAAAACCTTCTCTATAGAGCATGACAAGCAATATCGCATTCCGATGATTAAGGAAGCTATAAAAACTGCTGGCGGAAAATTACTTACTTATGCTTCGCCATGGAGTCCACCTGCTTTTATGAAAAGCAATAACGATATGCTAAAAGGGGGTACATTGTTACCGGAATATTACCAAACTTGGGCTAACTACTACACTAAATTTATCAAGGCTTATGAAAAAGAAGGCGTACCAATTTGGGGGCTTACCATTCAAAATGAGCCAATGGCTCTTCAAATCTGGGAGTCTTGCATTTATAGTGCTGAGGCTGAAAGAGATTTTCTTAAAAATCATTTAGGGCCAACCATGAAAAAAGAAGGTTTGGCAGATAAAAAAATTATTGTTTGGGATCATAACCGCGACTTGATGACTCACAGAGCCAATACTATTTTTTCTGATCCTGAAGCTTCAAAGTACGCTTGGGGAATTGGGTACCATTGGTATGAAAAATGGTCAGGTGGAACACAAATGTTTGACAATGTGAGAGCAGTGTATGAAGCTTTTCCATCAAAAAATATTTTATTCACCGAAGGATGTATCGAAAAATTTGATGCAAAAAAATACCAATACTGGCCTAATGCAGAGCGATACGGTACTGATATGATTAATGATTTCAATAACGGAACGGTAGGTTGGACAGACTGGAATATTTTATTAGACCAAAACGGAGGTCCAAATCATGTAGGTAATTTATGTTTCGCACCTATTCATGCTGATACTAACACGGGAGAATTAATCTATACTCCTTCTTATTACTATTTAGGTCATTTCTCTAAATTCATTCGTCCTAATGCCAAAAGAGTAAACTCGGCAGTTAGTAGAAGTAGTTTGTTAAGTACGTCTTTCCTTAATACTGATGGTAAAATGGTTACTGTAGTAATGAATCAATCTGATAAAAAAATCACTTATAGTTTATTTGTTGGTTCTGAGAAAACGGTGCTAGAGATTCCAGCACATGCCATTCAAACTTTAATTTACTAA
- a CDS encoding glycoside hydrolase family 30 protein, with protein MNQNLSLLFRKTLFLGVILLQINCSSASDTIVETIPPVTITNDVDFWLTKGDQSVKLSKQSGVLGFGNSVNGYATIEVNESQKYQTVDGFGYTLTGGSAEVINQLTAIKKKELLQELFGNNDNSIGVSYLRLSIGASDLNSSPFTYNDLPNGETDLSLSKFSLDPDRIGVIALLKEILLINPTIKIIATPWSAPVWMKDNASFIGGHLQTKYYEVYAQYFVKYIQQMKAEGITIDAVTPQNEPLHGGNNPSMEMSALEQTNFIKNNLGPAFRAANINTKIIAYDHNCDTIQYATAVLSDTSASTFVDGTAFHLYAGDISALTALHDAFPAKNVYFTEQFTASNGDFKGDLKWHLKNVIIGSMRNWSKNALEWNLANSRTFGPHTPGGCTTCKGALTIHSSENFERNVAYYIIAHASKFVPAGSIRIGSNVSGNLNNVAFLTPTGKKVLLVENDGTTTEVFNIKSNGKWITTSLDGGSVGTYTW; from the coding sequence ATGAATCAAAATCTAAGTCTGTTGTTTAGAAAAACCTTATTTCTAGGAGTTATCCTTTTGCAAATAAACTGCTCATCTGCTAGTGATACTATCGTAGAGACTATCCCTCCTGTAACAATAACGAATGATGTTGATTTTTGGTTAACTAAAGGAGATCAAAGCGTAAAACTGAGCAAACAATCAGGAGTTTTGGGTTTTGGCAATAGTGTGAATGGTTATGCCACTATCGAAGTAAATGAATCACAAAAATACCAAACCGTTGATGGATTTGGATACACACTAACAGGCGGAAGCGCTGAAGTGATTAACCAACTAACGGCTATTAAGAAAAAAGAGCTTCTTCAAGAATTATTTGGTAACAATGACAATTCAATTGGGGTGAGTTATCTCCGACTTAGTATTGGTGCTTCAGACTTGAACTCCTCTCCATTTACGTATAATGATTTACCTAATGGAGAAACGGATTTGAGTTTATCAAAATTTAGTTTAGATCCTGACAGAATTGGGGTTATTGCACTGTTAAAAGAAATTCTATTGATTAATCCAACTATTAAAATAATAGCGACCCCTTGGTCTGCCCCTGTTTGGATGAAAGATAATGCTAGTTTTATTGGAGGTCATTTGCAAACAAAATATTACGAGGTATATGCCCAATACTTTGTAAAATACATTCAACAAATGAAAGCCGAGGGTATAACCATAGATGCTGTTACACCTCAAAACGAACCTTTGCACGGCGGTAATAATCCGAGCATGGAGATGTCTGCGTTAGAACAGACCAATTTTATAAAAAACAATTTAGGGCCTGCTTTTAGGGCAGCAAATATTAATACAAAAATTATTGCTTACGATCACAATTGTGATACGATTCAATATGCTACTGCAGTGCTGAGTGATACAAGCGCATCCACTTTTGTAGATGGAACGGCTTTTCACTTATACGCTGGTGACATTAGTGCCTTAACTGCGCTTCACGATGCGTTTCCTGCTAAGAATGTATATTTCACGGAACAATTCACCGCTTCCAATGGCGATTTTAAAGGGGATTTAAAATGGCATTTAAAAAATGTGATTATTGGTTCTATGCGTAATTGGAGCAAAAATGCATTGGAATGGAATTTAGCCAATTCGCGCACTTTTGGTCCACATACGCCTGGCGGCTGTACCACATGCAAAGGAGCTTTGACAATACATTCTAGCGAAAACTTTGAACGCAATGTGGCTTATTACATTATTGCTCATGCCTCAAAATTTGTTCCTGCTGGTTCTATCAGAATAGGTAGCAATGTAAGTGGAAACTTAAACAATGTAGCTTTTCTCACGCCTACAGGAAAAAAAGTGCTACTAGTAGAAAATGACGGGACTACCACTGAGGTATTTAATATTAAGTCTAATGGAAAATGGATTACCACTTCCTTAGATGGGGGTTCAGTAGGCACTTACACTTGGTGA
- a CDS encoding cellulase family glycosylhydrolase: MKKLTLFISIFLSISSFGQGFLHRKGQNIVDGNEQNIILRGLGLGGWMVQEGYMLKTDKFAGPQYAIKQKIADLIGEKATDDFYKAYKENGITKRDFDSLAAWGFNSVRLPMHYNLYTLPIEQEKVAGVNTWLEEGFTMTDNLLKWCEANKLYLILDLHAAPGGQGKDANISDYDTTKPSLWESKANQNKMIAFWKKVALRYKDNPWIGGYDIINEPNWNFTGTNDNGCDETSNAPLRALQLNITKAIREVDTNHIIFIEGNCWGNNYNGIFPLWDDNMALSFHKYWNYNNQKAIQKMLDYRAQYNVPIWLGESGENSNVWFKEAISLVESNNIGWAFWPMKKIENTAGITSVTKTPDYEVLLQYWKNGGEKPSPDFAKNALMQMADNYKMENLTIKRDVIDAMFRQVQTNETKAYKKHILPAKVFATDYDLGTNGFAYFDKDVANYKVDTGIFEAWNKGDTMRNDGVDILPSTDEVSNGFQVSFIENGEWLQYTVESKTADTYDVAIRYSNAKKDGKLFFEINNKRKSSIILPATASDSIWKTVIIQDAQLNKGVNKIKVVFEKGGFNLNYFDFIKDKK; encoded by the coding sequence ATGAAGAAATTAACTTTATTCATATCCATATTCCTTTCAATTAGCTCTTTTGGTCAAGGTTTCTTGCACCGAAAGGGGCAAAATATCGTAGATGGAAATGAGCAAAATATAATTCTGAGAGGCCTAGGTTTAGGAGGCTGGATGGTTCAAGAAGGCTATATGCTGAAGACCGATAAATTTGCCGGACCACAATATGCTATCAAACAAAAAATTGCCGATTTAATTGGTGAAAAAGCTACTGATGATTTCTATAAAGCGTACAAAGAAAATGGGATTACAAAAAGAGATTTCGATTCGCTAGCAGCTTGGGGATTTAACTCTGTTCGATTGCCTATGCATTATAATCTCTATACTTTACCAATCGAACAGGAAAAAGTAGCAGGAGTAAACACCTGGCTTGAAGAGGGGTTTACCATGACAGATAATCTATTGAAATGGTGTGAAGCTAATAAACTCTATTTGATTTTAGACCTTCATGCTGCTCCCGGAGGTCAAGGAAAAGATGCTAATATATCGGATTACGACACCACTAAACCTTCTTTATGGGAAAGCAAAGCCAATCAAAATAAAATGATTGCTTTTTGGAAAAAAGTAGCCCTTCGTTATAAAGATAATCCATGGATTGGGGGGTATGACATTATCAATGAACCCAATTGGAACTTTACAGGAACCAATGATAATGGATGCGATGAAACGTCAAATGCACCTTTAAGAGCGCTTCAACTTAATATTACAAAGGCAATAAGAGAAGTCGACACGAATCATATAATTTTTATTGAGGGTAATTGCTGGGGAAATAATTACAATGGAATCTTTCCGCTTTGGGATGATAATATGGCATTAAGTTTTCATAAATATTGGAATTACAACAATCAAAAAGCTATTCAAAAAATGCTGGATTACCGAGCGCAATATAACGTTCCAATCTGGTTGGGAGAAAGTGGCGAAAATTCGAATGTATGGTTCAAAGAGGCTATTTCATTAGTAGAATCAAATAATATTGGATGGGCTTTTTGGCCAATGAAGAAAATAGAAAATACAGCGGGAATTACATCAGTGACTAAAACCCCTGATTATGAAGTCCTATTGCAATACTGGAAAAATGGTGGTGAGAAACCGAGTCCAGATTTTGCTAAAAATGCCTTGATGCAAATGGCGGATAATTACAAAATGGAAAACCTAACCATCAAGCGTGATGTTATTGACGCGATGTTCAGGCAAGTCCAAACAAATGAAACCAAAGCTTATAAAAAACATATTTTACCAGCTAAAGTATTTGCTACGGACTATGATTTGGGTACCAATGGCTTTGCTTATTTCGATAAAGATGTAGCCAATTACAAAGTAGATACTGGAATTTTTGAAGCTTGGAATAAAGGAGATACCATGCGAAATGATGGCGTTGATATTTTGCCTTCTACCGATGAAGTTTCAAATGGCTTTCAAGTTTCTTTTATCGAAAACGGTGAGTGGCTGCAATACACAGTAGAATCAAAAACAGCTGATACTTATGATGTTGCCATTCGCTATTCAAATGCAAAAAAAGATGGGAAATTATTTTTTGAAATAAATAACAAAAGGAAATCAAGTATAATATTACCCGCCACAGCGAGCGATTCTATATGGAAGACAGTAATAATCCAAGATGCACAACTAAATAAAGGAGTAAATAAAATCAAAGTTGTTTTTGAAAAAGGAGGTTTCAATCTAAACTACTTTGATTTTATAAAAGACAAAAAATAA
- a CDS encoding glycoside hydrolase family 16 protein, with translation MKNFAKRIISLTLVLLYTLQSCSSSGDSTDDAALLTPSNLSISATVVGATTANPNGDGSGIVNFKISANNATSYKILVDGKTVEQTTTDYSHTFTTSGTNTYVIYVSAYNGTNFISSSTTVAVTVASKLVWSEEFNVDGAPNSAIWGYDLGDGNGWGNNESQYYTSRPENIIVQNGVLKIKTIKESYMGSSYTSARLKSQGKFSFKYGKIEFRAKLPEGKGTWPALWMLGDNIGTVGWPACGEIDVMEHVGNSLNKIHGSLHSPGRFGNTPDTATTLIENATTEFHIYSADWTANYIKFYVDNKLFYTFTNSSSFPFNQNFFLILNTAIGGNFGGAIDPNFTSSTFEIDYIRIFN, from the coding sequence ATGAAAAATTTTGCCAAAAGAATTATATCGTTAACCCTAGTGTTACTTTATACACTACAGTCTTGTAGTAGTAGCGGAGACTCTACTGATGATGCTGCTTTGCTAACACCATCAAATTTGTCCATTAGTGCTACTGTTGTTGGGGCAACTACAGCTAATCCAAATGGGGATGGTAGTGGAATAGTGAATTTTAAAATCTCGGCTAACAATGCTACTTCATATAAAATTTTGGTAGATGGAAAAACCGTAGAACAAACAACAACTGATTATTCACATACTTTCACAACTTCTGGAACCAATACGTATGTCATTTATGTTTCAGCCTATAATGGAACGAATTTCATTAGTAGCAGTACTACGGTTGCCGTTACAGTTGCATCAAAATTAGTTTGGTCAGAGGAATTCAACGTTGATGGCGCGCCTAACAGTGCTATTTGGGGATATGATTTAGGTGACGGAAATGGTTGGGGTAATAACGAATCTCAATATTATACTTCTAGACCTGAAAATATCATTGTTCAAAATGGTGTTTTAAAAATTAAAACCATTAAAGAAAGCTATATGGGAAGTAGTTATACTTCTGCCCGATTAAAATCACAAGGGAAATTTTCTTTTAAATATGGTAAGATAGAATTTAGAGCTAAACTACCTGAAGGTAAAGGAACATGGCCTGCACTATGGATGTTAGGTGATAATATTGGAACTGTTGGTTGGCCGGCTTGTGGTGAAATCGATGTGATGGAGCATGTAGGGAATAGTTTGAATAAGATTCATGGTTCTTTGCACTCACCAGGACGTTTTGGAAATACTCCGGATACGGCTACAACATTAATTGAAAATGCGACCACTGAGTTTCATATTTACAGCGCTGATTGGACTGCGAATTATATTAAATTTTATGTTGACAACAAGCTGTTCTATACTTTCACAAATTCAAGTAGTTTTCCTTTCAATCAGAATTTCTTCTTGATTCTTAACACGGCCATCGGTGGAAATTTTGGTGGAGCAATTGATCCTAATTTCACTTCATCAACTTTTGAAATTGATTATATCCGAATTTTTAATTAA